The nucleotide window gttggtggttcgtaactcctagtgacgcgttttaaaaccgtgagggcttgacggacaatatcactagtgggttgggccattacatttgtggtatcgagcgctcgcgtgcaaacttgaacgatggtggggcaaacctcagcgaggacgctgagtcccataaggggggtggattgtaacaccctaggcaaatcccatatcgacaaaacacgggagagatgctgggtttatgagttggtggttcgtaacccctattgacgcgttttaaaaccgtgagggcttcggcccagagcggacaatatcactagtgggccgggccattacatttgtggtatcagagcagctccgcgtgcaaccttgaacgatggtctcaaatgtaatggcccagcccactagtgatattgtccgctacgGCCAAGCCTCACGTTttgaaacgcgtcaataggggttacgaacttataaacccaaagatctctccgtgttttgtcgatgtggatttgcctaggtgttatAATCCACCCCTTATGGACTCGGCGTctcgaggtttgccccaccatctttCAAGGTGCACGCgagcgctctgataccacaaatgtaatggccctaccactagtgatattgtccgctcctgaaagccctcacggttttgaaACGCCaatggggttacgaaccaccaacttataaacccagcatctctcgtgttttgtcgatgtggatttGCCTAAGTGTTACGTGATCGAAACACGgctcgataccacaaatgtaatggcggcccactagtgatattgtccgctcggtaaagccctcacggttttaaaacgcgtcactaggagttacgaaccatcaacttataaacccagcatctctcccgtgttttgtcgatgtgggatttgcctagggtgttacaagttgttaatataggatgtggtaggtaaattgtgaatggtgaagttgagtgaccccaatgatataggaaaggatataataaattagaaagttATTGTAATGGTTAAGATATAGATAATGTAAatagtttatttaaatttttgaatttgagtgacactaggattgaaggaaaatttagctaaatttaaaatctataaaatattcattgactacttgaaatatgaataataatttatataaatagggcaatgaataaatgaatgtataaataagacttCAGTTcccattattggagaaaggacaagaaaaaatattttgagtacaatgatgcatgagaaccattgttttgaattgtgatcattatggataacataatgaatatataaattatgatgaatgcataagtcatgtaaatattagacttagagatttatttttctattatgaaaaagattaaaatgctagaaattataattagaacctataatgaaataatgaaacttatgaacacttaatggtactatgtgcccatgtatagcctagacacgtgtatcagattggatagattggcatactaatagggtattgttttagcagtactgcataaggctttatgcctgcacttatggcttttatgcccgattatatgttatcatgactttttagccatactgactgcatacgtgattgacgttccgcgtcccatgttatgacggcccgaggcagcacggtgtccagtgccaacgacccattatccaatttagtcagcctgtaataagttacttgggcagttaaatttgttaagaataatgtgaataaaatgaatgaataagaaagaaactagaattagttttaaaattttatttactataaaatgatccaaacacctagaaaatgttgagtgaaaggataaaaagattagcaaaatagatatcatttaaataaataattacaactgcatcttctgaaataacatgaatagaaatgtaatatactaatatatttcgtattttgtatatcactacagtaaatttaggaaataagagattccaaagaacaatataatatgacaaaagataattaatattaggaattccatatgaaatgaaaataattcttgattacgcaaattaggttttatttccttctttattttatatatattattttctttgttatattattacacaacTAAACAGCAATGCTCAacgcgatggatttatttcctcacgcaggtattgacagtaaagcccaacgaatactaaacagagatttttgagttctgatctgcagagtgttcaaggttgtcacctcctcagcaatgcatgtagatagagcccatataggtcataatttatatgttgtataaaatgcttagttatagtattgtaatgtaaattatgaaaatgtaattaataggtatgtgatgtaaattaataaatcggctagttcatatgtgattaaattgtatatcatgtaaattaatgaagattgaaaattttcatatatgagttgagtatgaatgggaatgtatggaaatggatatgaatgaaattgtatggatttgaatacggaattgaaatatatagatgatgcatgaaatgatgagatttttatttgaaaatattgttgaaatttcaaatatgtgaatagtaaaacacgtcaaacgataataaaataggagaaatttCGTTAGTACTTCGTTAGTTTctctgtcgaaaaataattaatattaaattaaacgaaatcaaaatttttaaagaaataaagtaagataagttagggtgctccggcaccgaatgtagcacaccttgctcggctgcactgtagacgggtgaggagtgttatAAACGCTCAcccctgttcaactatttttcctcagATGACAGGTGGATTTATTGAGATTAACCTACTTTCTTTTCCTGTAGGTTTAGctagcaaaattttaaatttacttttattgTCTATTGTTTAATTCTAGAACTCCGCATAGACCAATAGTTGTATTTTTCTATTTGGGTTTgtgataaattaaattatggagtTGTAAGATTGATTATGTAAGATTGCATAGATGTATGTaatgtttattattatttatggAGGAAGCTGAGCTCTCAAATGTTGATTTATTTGTTATGGAGGATTGTGatagtgagttgagctccccatattattgattataatttatttacaggttgggtgagttaATGCTCTCCGTTAAATAGTCTAGTTTATGGCCAAACTCTGtccgtttattttcttgaaattaggctACCTAAATGGGCTTTATGAATGgattaaaaataattagactTACTATGGATTTTGGGAGCCTTAAGCTGACTCAAGTATTAGTGTCAATTCAGCCCGAATTCGGGTCATgacatatttaaaattttattttaaaagtaaaattaattttattagataAGACCTAATTTAGTTTAAAGTATCATTTTTAACTCatcttttttaattataaatttaattattaatattaaataatatttaacttaataattttattttaataattattggtaTTAGATTAAAAAAATACATTTATCCAAAAAATAAGGTAATAAAAGTACAATTGTCCATTGAAATGCCCATTTCCATTCACGTTATTGCCACCCAGCAGCGGGGCTAATGATATTGATGCAAAATGTTAACAAAATTTTagtatgattttaaaaatataaaaataaatattaaattatattattaaaataaaataaaaaataatttacgcAATATACAAACAAAACGATtagttatattatattatatgagaattaaaaaaagaaattggtgtaaaaattgaattgaaattatatgggataaactataatttaatccataaaatttaacaaaatttgtaatttaatttttatatttttaaaatcaagtaATTTAGTACCTGAAATTTAATAAAACCTACAACTTAATTATTACagttaaaattttagttaaattatcattaattttagtaaaaataattaaaatatccttaactttattttcaataTAAAAACAATTTGGtttttaagattttattttattagtaatttagtCCATAAAATTTAAATCTATGAATTAATTCCTGTAATTTTATAATCAAGTAATTTAATCCTTAACATTTTAATAAACTTATAAGTTAGTCTATATCGTTAGAATTATGGTTAATTTCCTattaaatttagtaaaattataaatacttttaactctattttcaatttagaaacaatttaattcttaaagttttattttaataataatttccattatatttatattttttatatgtaataatataatataatatatgaaaatactatatatatatatatatatatatatatatatatatatatatatatttatatatacaaaTTATAAGGGCTTACTTAttaatagttataatatttaaggattaatttgtaaaatatatagatgattttctaattaactaaaatttttaaggaCCTTAAAGTAATTtatctatattttaataatttaaatttaaatttttttaatttaattggacacataatttaaaaaaaaaagagactaaattattaataaatcaaAATCTCATGGACTaaatattattaagaaaataaaaattttgagattaaattatttttatattaagaaAAAAGATAAGGacattttgattatttttattaaattaaagatAACTTAATGAAATTTTAATAGTATGGACTAAATTATATCAAATTTCAGGAACTAAAttacttattttaaaaatataaaaattaaattacaaattttattaaattttaaatactaaattataatttacctaattatttttactatatcttaatttgattttaattctttATAAAAACCGAAGCAAAACCACACATAAACCATCACGAATCATACCGAGCTAAAGCCAATCAAAATACAGATTCTAtgcatatatattttatatattttagatatattttgtaattttaataaaattttaaatatttatttataattaagattATAATATATGACTTAATTTATCTTTAATTATaagtatatataatttaatattatttttatttttaatttttgttaaataatttatcataaatacattaaattattttatcatcCTTAATCATATAACTAAATCATATGTTAGTaatgtaatatattttttaattcttaattatatatgtattttCTAGTGAAAgactatataattaaaaaatatataaaaaataatgctatatatatatatatattgtattaatattattttttaatatttgtacttttatttttttttctgatattgaaaatttaaaactattttttaaaaataaacacAAAAATGCTGTAATTTTATGCATAAAAATTGAGattcaaactaaaattaaaactaaaattgaaatcaaaattaaaacctAGACCGTATTAGGGTTATACCAAATTACTTGAAATCAAATCGAAATTGAAATCAAAGTTTGActcataaaaattattgaattaagAGTTTGATTtccattttaattcttaaatttaggATGGCAACATGGTGAATACACAATCTTGTCAAATCTTAATAGGAtgtgtttagataatatataATCAAATTTAGAATGAGTTTATATTTGAGAAGCAATATATATGACGAGTTAAGATCTTGCATATCCATTACCCAAACTCtttttctaaaatatatatttcttataataatatttataaattcttatatataatattttaaataaataaaatttaaatattttataaaattatcaaattttaaaatataaatttttaataaaattttttatgtaaattattaattaaaatatataaaattaaataaattgaagtatttaataatttaatttgaaattattttaattattgagaatattaattaaatttaaaataaatttaaatattaaaaatattaattaaattaaagttttttttatctaaaagtatataaatacataaatgattgagaaataaaatatatttttaataaaattatgataattttatcaaaatttactaatttatataaattatttatgcaTGATATGCGACTCATGTGATTAAATTAAAGTTCCAGTATAACAATTCGTATGAGTACCTGTAATTATCTCTGTTTGGCAATGATTCAAATTCCATCCCATCTCTCATAAGAGGATAAGGGAAAAAAAGCACGAGGATCACGAAAAAAAGCAAATGCTGAGATCagccatcaatatatatatatatatacaaaacaAATTGTTTTGCAGACCAGCCATCAATAATTCAAGTTAAAAAACTGAAGGACAATATTCATTATCTATTTATTACCTTGTTGGCTGGAAGAAGGTGCCTTGCGGTACCAATATTCATTTTCTATTTATTACCTTCTTGCTATCTCTGTCAATCAAATAAATGCTAgtatttgacaaaaaaaaatgatAGTAAAGCACAGCCAACTGCCAGATGACAAAAATCATTGAAAACTGAAGGACAATATATAATTGTGCTGCAACAAGAGAACAAAATATATATGAAGCTGCAATTCAATGATATTGAAATCATTTTCAGCACTGTAACGTGAATATTTTGATCTCCAATCTTAAGATCGCCGCACAGGAATTGGAGGTGGTGATGGTGCAGAGCCAGTATAGCTCAGGTTAACTTGTTGGGGCAGAAGATTATATTCAATCTTAAGCTCTTCTAAAATTTGCTTCATCTGTAGCACTAGCTCTGATCTCCGCTTGGCCCTCTTTGCAAAATAATGAAAGTTTATGGTGTGATTAACAAAGAGAGCTACCTTCATCTTATTCACATCCTCAATCTCCTTGAACTGTACACAGTGTTCAGCACGCCACCTCCTTGGATTACTCTCCAAATACCTGCAAGATTTTTTTAACATCTCTTTGTCAAAACCAAATTAAGTTCATATAAACATAATTTATTAGGTTGTTGATGACTTTACCTTTTTATATTATCTTGCAGATCGTTGATAATCTCCATTGAGGTACGAAGACTAATAGCAAACTCTACACATTCACTCATTGGTGGGCTCCTGTAGAGATTGCTGATGGGCTTCAAAGCTAAAATTGAATTTGGATAGTATATCTTCTCGCCATCATATCTCAAAAACGTTGTAGTCAATATCTTCATCTCATCAACGACCATCTGCAACTTGCATCAAAGTATTATGCATGAAATTTATTTCCCAATTAGTAGTATTAAGTGCTGCTCTATTCTAATTAAGGTTAAGGTCTTGCCTGTACGCCATCAATGACACAACGATCACCAACATCGAAGGCATGAACCACAAACACAAATATTACAGCTTCAAAAACATTCTTGACAGTGTTACCGAACATAAAAGCCACTAGCAACAGTTGAGAAGACATGAAGAGGAGTAATTTTGTGGATAGAACTTCCATGAAAAGCAACCACACAACTGCAACTACCATCAGTACGATCACAGAAGCAATCGTGTTCAACTCGTCAATAGCTGTTTTGCTATGTTGTAAGGTGTTATTCAGTGAGTCGTGGTCGTTGTAAATGTCAATCTGTATACAAGAAATTGATAAAAATGTAGTAATTGTCAATTGTATATACAGAGCTAAAGCAAAAGATATTACTTGAGTATAAAAATCTACAGgaaaaacaaattaattaaaatctaacCACCCAGTTCCTGAAAACCGATTTCTTGATCTGTTTGTCTTGTTCTGTATTGTTCTGTTCAACTCCTGGGGTGTTCTGTTTATCTTCTGTTACCCCTTCGAAATGCTGAATCACTTTCTCATCATCCACAAATTTCAATAGCTTTTTGAAGTCCATGAACCTGCTAGTTCATTAAAAAGGATGAAAAAAATATGAGATGATCTAAAACAATACTTTCTCACAGATTAAATTTCTCCTTACTAACCCATCTGTGCCTGCAAGTTTAGTGAAAATGTCATCGGAAGCTATCTTTGCTCCCGCCTCATCAGTGATATTTTTAACCATATGTTCACCCTTACCAATATCAAAGCGGATATAGGAAAGAGGAAAAAGCCTCTTTCCCCGAATCGCATCCATTAATTCTCTCATGGTCTTGGCAGAAACCTTCTCTTGTTTTTGTATCTCAGAATTCGTGTTCTTCATCTCCATTTCTGAAAGAGCCCTTAAAACCTTCCGATAACGTATTGCTTCTTTAATCTTGGAAAACAATTTCGTGGCATGGACAGAACCTATTAACTTAACTAACAAAGTTTTCAGTAGCCATAATGTAGCTCCAATGAGGCAACCTGCAAGACCTCTAGTAACCCTTCTCTTATCCCTATGATTAAACAGCAAACCCCAAGCTAGAGTAACCAATGCTAGccaaataaagaatagaacactCTTCTTCACTCCATGAACAAAGTAAAGAACTCTCTCATCAAGCCATAACTTCCAGATCAAGGACATCAGAACATTTGTGATCAGGTAAGCAGTCAATCTACCACAGAGAATAGCCAATATTAGCAAACACCATTTCCATATTTCCAAACCCCAAATCATAGAATTCTTCATTCTATCCGTCGTCATGCTGGCAATGTAAAAACCCATAACGCACACGAATGCAGTTGTCTCCATAGAAATGATGAGCTTTTTCCATGAATTCATACCTTTTTTTTGGGTTTCCTCCTCCTTGTTGGGTCCTGGTGACACAAGCAACTCCCTTTTCTTGGAAGTTGGCTCCGAATCATCCACTGGCGGCGTAGCTCTAAGGGGCTTTGAAGATGGAGAGCTGATTTGTGACTTCCTTAGAATCAGGGAATTCACTGGGGGCTTACTGGAAGTTGAGAACAATGGATCTCTGTCTCCAAGATTCTCAGGCTCTGTAGATTGAGGAAGTGAAGATCCTATTTGGGAATTCAGTAAGATAACTGCATTTCCGGCAGCATCCGAGATTTGGATACTGAAATCGTCGTTTCCCTCTGCCATTCTTTTGTTTccagtagaattttttttttggagTAGGGATTTACAGAGTGATGAGATGAACGCAGGGAAGCTTATAAGAAATATTGTTAAGTGATAGTGCATGTGGTTTCTCAGTTAAGTATTTGACTTTGCATTTGTGACTTCTCTACTAGTCGATAACGTTCCCATTTAATATTAGCAGACACTTATCCGAAAGAtagttaataattaattaataacgcATGATTTGCATGTTCTCTTCCAGTTTCCTAGATACcaatgattttattattattttcatcaTGAAAAGCGTGTTTAATTATTCCGTGTGGATTAACGACTTCTCTGTTTGTCGAATGTGCAAAGACATTATTGGTCAACAAATTTGCTATTAATTAACTAATTCCACAAGACGAACCAATTAAGAAGTTGTTAATTGTAGTGAAAAACTTTGACAAAAATGCTGCCAGTTCATTCCACTCAACTCATACACTTAAGCCATGCGTTTACACtcaaatttttagcaattttctGTAGAGAAATTTGTAAAGGGGAGATGGGTGTTATAGTTAGTCCAATTGTAAGGATGAGAGTTCTCTTCTTCGTTAACTAGGATTCAACTCCATCGTAAAATACTCTCTAAAATTatccaaaaattataaatataccaGTCTGATGTAAAGAAATGTGCTTTGAAGTTCATCCAAAATGGAGGCTTAATCTTAGTGCGTGTAAATTAACTTAACAATATCTTgacaataaatatttaaaaaaaattaaaattttacactaCAAAACATGAATTTGGATCAACAGCttagtaaattaatatttattcaaaatAGCACATAATAGTTGTATGTTCTATTATAACAAATATTCCAAACCATCATGGCATGACATAGTCATTTAAAGCGacagaaaaaaaaatagtaatcAAAGAGGAGCTGAAGGCTTCTAACACCAGAAGAGAGAGAAGGGTAATTTAAAAGAAGGCAGTCCTCATGAAAGGAGGTGGAAATGCCGAGGCCATAAAAGGAGGTAGAAATTCTGAGGCCATGAAAGGAGGTGGAAATGCTGAGGCCATTGACCCATTAGAGTTAAGGTGAAACTGTAGAGGCGAGAGACCATTGGTTTGGGTGTTCACaactaatttttataaataaaattaaaaattaaataaaaaaataattaaaaataaaaaatgtcaatattatatgaaattatgttaaattaaatttattttagtattatatataaattcttaaataagattgaaaaagtttaaatttttcaagctaattatgtatgttttataaaatttagagaatattaaaagttaattaatcttaataaactaaatattttattattaaaaaaatttaatacaaaAATATATGAAacaaatagttaaatttatatatttataaaaaattaattatattatagtaATAAATTTTTCCTAGTATATTTCAcatctataattttttatttttattaatatattttcgtttttattaatttaatttaaaaattataaacacACATATAATATATATGACATAAAAAAAGtattatattatcataataataatcAATGTATCATAATAATATTGTActtgcatataaaataataaaaatttatataaaaatattaaatttacgggCACATATAACGGATACACAAATCGTGTAATGCACGTTTTGAAAAAgaactaatttttaaaattttgaaataataaatttttaccttaggcaagttttttaataataataataataatataccgCGTGTCACATGCGGATGAatgatttaatatttatttttatcaaatttgtttatataataacaataataataataataataataataataataataataataataataatatcactTTCTTTTAAGAAAAGAATAATTGTGTGAAAGGCTAAATTTGTCTTTCAGTTTCCATACCaatgattttattattaattacaaCTTGCAAAAGGGTGTTTAATTTTTCTGTGTGGATCAACTACTTCTCTGTTTGTTTAATATGCAAAGACAGTATTGGTCAACAAATTCACTATCAATTACTTCCACAAGATGAACCAATTAAGAAGCTCTTAATTGTAGTGAAAACTTTGACAAAAATGCTGCCAGTTCACTCCATGCTCAACTTTACACtcaaatttttagcaattttctATAGATAAACATAATATTCctgttctcaaaaaaaaaaaacataatattCCAAACCATTATGGCATAACATAGTCATTTAAAGCGAcagggaaaattaaaaaaaaaagaaaaaaggtagTAATCGACGAGTAACTGAAGGCTTCTAACGCCATAGGAGACAGAAGGGTAATTCAAAAG belongs to Hevea brasiliensis isolate MT/VB/25A 57/8 chromosome 4, ASM3005281v1, whole genome shotgun sequence and includes:
- the LOC131179324 gene encoding mechanosensitive ion channel protein 10-like, which produces MAEGNDDFSIQISDAAGNAVILLNSQIGSSLPQSTEPENLGDRDPLFSTSSKPPVNSLILRKSQISSPSSKPLRATPPVDDSEPTSKKRELLVSPGPNKEEETQKKGMNSWKKLIISMETTAFVCVMGFYIASMTTDRMKNSMIWGLEIWKWCLLILAILCGRLTAYLITNVLMSLIWKLWLDERVLYFVHGVKKSVLFFIWLALVTLAWGLLFNHRDKRRVTRGLAGCLIGATLWLLKTLLVKLIGSVHATKLFSKIKEAIRYRKVLRALSEMEMKNTNSEIQKQEKVSAKTMRELMDAIRGKRLFPLSYIRFDIGKGEHMVKNITDEAGAKIASDDIFTKLAGTDGFMDFKKLLKFVDDEKVIQHFEGVTEDKQNTPGVEQNNTEQDKQIKKSVFRNWVIDIYNDHDSLNNTLQHSKTAIDELNTIASVIVLMVVAVVWLLFMEVLSTKLLLFMSSQLLLVAFMFGNTVKNVFEAVIFVFVVHAFDVGDRCVIDGLQMVVDEMKILTTTFLRYDGEKIYYPNSILALKPISNLYRSPPMSECVEFAISLRTSMEIINDLQDNIKRYLESNPRRWRAEHCVQFKEIEDVNKMKVALFVNHTINFHYFAKRAKRRSELVLQMKQILEELKIEYNLLPQQVNLSYTGSAPSPPPIPVRRS